One stretch of Shewanella sp. Arc9-LZ DNA includes these proteins:
- a CDS encoding metal transporter: MSAVKFSIKICLIIALAISSYSYGATSNDLSPLLQLSQTRLNKTTFNAMPLNDNRSVQLSSSTWLTGLPSISLSYLGDLDNSNIYEQEVSLNLPIKSFSLHQSDNKLKRLTSSLLEQQVALQKLYLSGLLRQSMWDFRIALVKSNQLQRKASLLEQLHVQQKQLSAAGEFPKVNLLLLDRERVDIDLAQIELKQQQDEAMALFQSLTGLSEIPENIEESGHNMAELDVQSIHGADVVLMQHPLWQLQSLQQQFQDVMMTSQQAGEQDPWTVSLTAKETAGDLSNDQHLGVGISIPLGFGSTLSQRELSVWQKDYQDQRINSERLYLELKNQSQKLLLQQHNLRKQQALLQRGVSLSRTITEDLAKVKDQNQMGYEIWLRRYMDALDTESRLALNQVAQQQLHSQQLQALGISL, translated from the coding sequence ATGTCTGCCGTGAAGTTTAGTATCAAAATATGTCTTATTATTGCGTTAGCGATTAGCTCTTATAGCTATGGCGCTACAAGCAATGACCTGTCACCACTGTTGCAGTTAAGTCAAACGCGATTAAACAAGACCACCTTTAATGCCATGCCACTCAACGATAACCGCTCAGTACAATTGAGCAGTTCGACTTGGTTGACGGGCTTACCGAGCATTAGTTTAAGTTACCTAGGCGATCTTGATAATAGTAACATTTATGAACAAGAAGTATCACTTAACTTACCCATTAAATCTTTTAGTTTGCACCAAAGCGATAACAAATTAAAACGGTTAACAAGCTCTCTGCTTGAGCAGCAGGTGGCACTTCAAAAATTATATTTATCTGGTTTGCTTAGGCAAAGTATGTGGGATTTCCGCATCGCTTTAGTTAAGTCTAATCAACTGCAACGTAAAGCATCGCTATTAGAACAGTTACATGTGCAGCAAAAACAACTGTCTGCAGCGGGTGAGTTTCCTAAAGTCAATTTATTGCTATTAGATCGTGAACGCGTGGATATTGATTTAGCGCAGATTGAACTAAAACAGCAACAAGATGAAGCAATGGCATTATTTCAATCACTCACTGGTTTGAGTGAGATCCCCGAAAATATAGAAGAAAGTGGCCATAATATGGCTGAATTAGACGTGCAATCTATTCATGGTGCTGATGTGGTATTGATGCAGCATCCTTTGTGGCAATTACAGTCGCTGCAACAACAGTTTCAAGACGTCATGATGACAAGCCAGCAAGCGGGTGAACAAGATCCGTGGACTGTGTCATTAACCGCAAAGGAAACGGCTGGTGATCTCTCTAACGACCAGCATTTAGGTGTTGGGATCAGTATTCCACTCGGTTTTGGCTCTACTTTATCTCAACGTGAGCTGTCGGTTTGGCAGAAAGATTATCAAGATCAACGCATCAATAGCGAAAGACTGTATCTGGAACTCAAAAATCAATCACAAAAGCTGTTATTACAGCAGCATAATCTCAGAAAACAGCAGGCCTTGTTACAACGAGGGGTATCACTGAGTCGCACCATCACTGAAGATTTGGCCAAGGTAAAAGACCAAAACCAAATGGGTTATGAAATTTGGTTACGCCGTTACATGGATGCATTAGATACCGAATCGCGTTTAGCACTTAACCAAGTGGCCCAGCAACAACTTCATTCTCAGCAACTGCAAGCTTTAGGGATTTCATTATGA